A part of Fimbriiglobus ruber genomic DNA contains:
- a CDS encoding helix-turn-helix domain-containing protein, protein MRPQYSFPEPVVQAIADARYRHPDPRVQERMEILWLKTRNVTHSRIAELANVSRSTVQRTLRIYAAKGLDGVRSFGWKGQPSALTPHHGTIEDAFRRHPPHTAHEAARRIEDLTGVRRKASRVRQFLKEDLGMKCLKVAPIPVPPKKTVDEHARTQADFLKDGTGTEVGGSPRR, encoded by the coding sequence ATGCGTCCCCAATATTCGTTTCCCGAACCCGTGGTCCAAGCGATCGCGGACGCGCGCTATCGGCACCCGGACCCGCGTGTCCAAGAGCGGATGGAGATTCTCTGGCTCAAGACCCGGAACGTGACGCACAGTCGGATCGCGGAGTTGGCCAACGTGTCGCGCTCCACGGTGCAGCGGACCCTGCGGATCTATGCGGCGAAGGGTCTGGATGGGGTCCGATCGTTCGGCTGGAAGGGCCAACCCAGTGCGCTGACACCGCATCACGGGACGATCGAAGACGCGTTTCGCCGGCACCCGCCGCACACGGCCCACGAGGCGGCGCGGCGGATCGAGGACCTGACGGGCGTCCGACGCAAGGCGTCGCGGGTGCGCCAGTTCTTGAAAGAGGATCTGGGGATGAAATGCCTGAAGGTGGCACCCATCCCGGTGCCGCCCAAGAAAACGGTCGACGAACACGCCCGCACGCAGGCGGATTTTTTAAAAGACGGAACTGGAACCGAAGTTGGCGGAAGCCCGCGACGGTAA
- a CDS encoding ISKra4 family transposase: MYPPLSRPGCSRPTCVTSGESENSFATAADTVLPRLAGLRVSESTVQRATEAAGERLAEAQHAGQTFGPSTPWAWHKDADGKTVGYVSVDATGVGQQGSRGAKAEGRMAYIGMIDNPVPEERPRWANPTAAKRPEWKARYVSQVRSLAELAEPLRRQASQVNLGGADRWVALSDGGIGLEDFLRANFPRVEAVILDFYHVAEYVAKLSRVLHPGDADADRRWRETTCEELKTSGGSAVLEKVRSLDLADRAGAASVRAEVVTYFTNQTHRMDYPHYLAQGWQIGSGPVESACKTVIGERMKGGGMRWGEDGADAMSHLRALFCSSDNQWAAFWSKN; this comes from the coding sequence ATCTATCCTCCGCTATCCAGGCCTGGTTGCTCAAGGCCGACTTGTGTCACTTCAGGCGAGTCCGAGAATAGTTTCGCCACGGCCGCCGACACGGTGTTGCCGCGGTTGGCCGGTCTGCGAGTGAGTGAGTCGACGGTCCAGCGGGCGACCGAGGCCGCCGGCGAGCGGTTGGCCGAAGCCCAACATGCGGGCCAGACGTTCGGCCCGTCGACCCCGTGGGCGTGGCACAAGGATGCCGACGGGAAAACGGTCGGTTACGTGTCGGTCGACGCCACCGGCGTCGGGCAACAAGGTTCCCGCGGTGCCAAGGCCGAGGGGCGGATGGCGTACATCGGGATGATTGACAACCCGGTCCCCGAGGAACGCCCACGGTGGGCGAATCCGACGGCGGCCAAGCGACCGGAGTGGAAGGCCCGGTACGTGTCCCAGGTGCGGTCGCTCGCGGAGTTGGCCGAGCCGTTGCGGCGACAAGCCTCCCAGGTGAATCTGGGCGGTGCCGATCGATGGGTCGCGTTGTCCGACGGGGGCATTGGGTTGGAGGACTTCCTGCGGGCGAATTTCCCCCGTGTGGAAGCCGTCATCTTGGACTTCTACCACGTGGCCGAATACGTCGCCAAACTGTCCCGCGTCCTGCATCCGGGGGACGCGGACGCGGACCGGCGATGGCGGGAGACGACGTGCGAGGAACTCAAGACCTCCGGCGGATCCGCCGTGCTAGAGAAGGTCCGGTCGTTGGATCTCGCCGACCGGGCCGGGGCGGCGAGTGTTCGTGCGGAGGTCGTGACGTACTTCACGAATCAGACCCATCGGATGGATTACCCGCACTACTTGGCCCAGGGCTGGCAGATCGGCAGTGGTCCGGTGGAGAGTGCCTGCAAGACGGTCATCGGGGAACGCATGAAGGGCGGGGGAATGCGTTGGGGCGAGGACGGCGCCGATGCGATGAGCCACTTGCGCGCGCTGTTTTGTAGCTCGGATAACCAGTGGGCGGCGTTTTGGTCTAAGAATTAG
- a CDS encoding DUF1501 domain-containing protein, with protein MTHSDFAFNRRAFLGRYAGGLGTLALAHLTAPAGDTPRDPLAPKPPHHPAKAKAVICLFQHGGPSQMDLFDPKPELTKQHGKPHPDKLEVHFHTQTGKLLASPFKFAKRGKAGVELSELLPHTAGIVDDITLVRSMTTDSVDHEAALRVIHAGKIFPGRPAWGSWVVYGLGTERQELPAYVVLSDPGGLPVDGTNNWASGFLPAVYQGTPFRASGTPVAHLATPPDVSPVARRNQLDFLNDLNANYRRRHPGNTELEARLGHYELAAKMQTAVPEVLDLSKETDETKRLYGIDNPKSAEYGKRCLLARRLVERGVRFVQIFLSGQPWDTHSKNAESLKGLCAMTDQPSAGLVLDLKRRGLLDSTIVMWTGEFGRLPISQGSDGRDHNRHAFSLWLAGGGFKKGYVHGATDDLGYRSVEKVVRVSSLHATLLHALGLDHTRLTFPHEGRNDTLTDADVTHAQVVKDLL; from the coding sequence ATGACACACTCCGACTTCGCCTTCAACCGCCGGGCGTTCCTCGGCCGCTACGCCGGCGGGCTCGGCACCCTCGCGCTCGCCCACCTCACGGCCCCGGCTGGAGATACGCCGCGCGACCCGCTGGCGCCAAAACCACCGCACCACCCGGCGAAGGCGAAGGCCGTCATCTGCCTGTTCCAGCACGGCGGCCCGAGCCAGATGGACCTGTTCGACCCGAAGCCCGAACTCACCAAACAACACGGCAAGCCCCACCCGGATAAACTTGAAGTCCACTTCCACACCCAGACCGGCAAACTCCTGGCGTCGCCGTTCAAGTTCGCGAAGCGCGGCAAGGCCGGCGTCGAATTGTCCGAGTTGTTGCCCCACACGGCCGGCATCGTCGACGACATCACCCTCGTGCGGTCGATGACGACCGACTCCGTCGACCACGAGGCGGCGCTGCGAGTGATCCACGCGGGCAAAATCTTCCCGGGTCGGCCGGCGTGGGGCTCGTGGGTGGTCTACGGCCTCGGCACCGAGCGCCAGGAACTCCCGGCTTACGTCGTGCTGTCCGACCCCGGCGGCCTTCCCGTGGACGGGACGAACAACTGGGCGTCCGGCTTCCTCCCGGCGGTCTACCAGGGGACGCCGTTCCGGGCGTCCGGCACCCCGGTCGCCCACCTCGCCACGCCGCCCGACGTTTCGCCCGTTGCCCGGCGGAATCAACTCGACTTTCTCAACGATTTGAACGCGAACTACCGCCGCCGACACCCGGGCAACACCGAACTCGAAGCCCGACTCGGGCATTACGAACTCGCCGCGAAAATGCAGACTGCCGTCCCCGAAGTTCTCGATCTCTCGAAGGAAACAGACGAGACCAAGCGGCTCTACGGCATCGACAACCCGAAGTCCGCCGAGTACGGCAAGCGGTGCCTGCTGGCCCGCCGATTGGTTGAACGCGGCGTGCGGTTCGTGCAGATCTTCCTGAGCGGCCAGCCGTGGGACACGCACAGCAAGAACGCGGAGAGCTTGAAGGGCCTTTGCGCAATGACCGACCAGCCGTCCGCCGGTCTGGTCCTCGACCTGAAGCGGCGCGGGCTCCTCGATTCGACCATCGTGATGTGGACGGGCGAGTTCGGCCGGCTACCGATTTCCCAGGGATCGGACGGCCGCGACCACAACCGGCACGCCTTCTCGCTGTGGCTCGCGGGCGGCGGGTTCAAGAAGGGCTACGTCCACGGGGCGACCGACGACCTCGGCTACCGATCTGTCGAAAAGGTGGTCCGCGTCTCTTCGCTACACGCCACCCTGCTTCACGCGCTCGGGCTGGACCACACCAGGCTGACGTTCCCGCACGAAGGGCGAAACGACACCCTGACCGACGCGGATGTGACGCACGCCCAGGTCGTGAAAGATTTGTTGTAG
- a CDS encoding DUF1549 and DUF1553 domain-containing protein, translated as MHTRSRISRFAIVGLVAAFGALVYPRLSAGEPRPEEHRAFRPVVRPKVPEVRGVCRTDVDRFILAALEAKRLALNPEADRPTLIRCVSFDLTGLPPAIAEIDAYLADTSPNAYEKMVDRYLAAPAYGERWGKHWLDAAGYADSNGYFNADSDRPFAWRYRDYVVRSLNADKPYDKFVYEQIAGDELVGFAPGGDVTPNMVEALTATHFLRNAPDGTGESDGNPDEVRTDRLTVLEGNVQNVMNCLLGVTVQCARCHDHKFEPVTQEEYYRLQAILFPVYNPERWATPNARVVTVGTRPELAVWQSRTALIDRQVKAIQGGLTAFAEPLREQFIGERLKDLDPPARDAVIEAVKALKEKRTPAQRALLKTHAKTVDVTDDELAKRFPEYATFRDGVKQAVAAREKDRPKPLDKLAAFVETDPNPAVHHLLKRGLHNQPGAEVRPGVPAALCTKTNTYQVETRPTGRVSTGQRTAFAKWVTSPENPLFARVMVNRVWQHHFGTGLVSTPDNLGLSGAKASHPDLLDYLAAEFVRGGWSLKALHRLILTSAVYRQSSAPRDGLDAIDPDNRLLARFPVRRLDAEAIRDAMLHISGELDPRVGGPFVASHRTPEGVVEIPEPSEGARRRSIYLQQRRTQVVSFLQLFDSPAIVTTCGKRTPSTVPLQSLALLNSEFARARGRSFAQRLARDAGDDAGKRMRLAFRLVYGRPPLDAEAAAGEKFLTAQRTAYANDKAGGERAWADVCQMLLASNAFLYVE; from the coding sequence ATGCACACCCGTTCGCGAATTTCGCGGTTCGCTATCGTAGGGCTCGTCGCCGCTTTCGGGGCCCTGGTCTATCCCCGGCTGTCCGCGGGCGAGCCGCGGCCGGAGGAGCATCGAGCCTTCCGGCCGGTCGTGCGCCCGAAAGTTCCCGAAGTGCGCGGGGTGTGCCGTACCGACGTGGACCGTTTTATTCTCGCCGCCCTCGAAGCCAAACGGCTCGCCCTCAACCCCGAAGCCGACCGGCCGACACTCATCCGCTGCGTCAGCTTCGACCTCACCGGCCTGCCGCCGGCGATCGCGGAAATCGACGCATACCTGGCGGACACCTCGCCGAACGCTTACGAGAAGATGGTCGATCGGTACCTGGCGGCACCCGCATACGGCGAGCGGTGGGGCAAGCACTGGCTCGATGCGGCCGGGTACGCCGACTCGAACGGCTACTTCAACGCCGACAGCGACCGGCCGTTCGCGTGGCGCTACCGCGACTACGTCGTCCGCTCGCTTAACGCCGACAAGCCTTACGATAAATTCGTTTACGAGCAAATCGCGGGCGACGAACTCGTCGGGTTTGCCCCGGGCGGCGATGTCACCCCGAACATGGTCGAGGCCCTGACCGCGACCCACTTCCTCCGCAACGCCCCTGACGGCACCGGCGAGAGCGACGGCAACCCGGACGAGGTGCGGACCGATCGCCTCACCGTGCTGGAGGGCAACGTCCAGAACGTCATGAACTGTCTGCTCGGCGTTACGGTCCAGTGCGCCCGCTGCCACGACCACAAATTCGAGCCGGTCACGCAGGAAGAGTATTACCGCCTGCAGGCGATCCTGTTCCCGGTCTACAACCCCGAACGGTGGGCTACGCCGAACGCCCGCGTCGTGACCGTCGGCACCCGCCCCGAACTCGCCGTGTGGCAGAGCCGCACCGCCCTGATCGACCGTCAGGTGAAGGCCATCCAGGGCGGCCTGACCGCGTTCGCCGAACCGCTCCGCGAACAGTTCATCGGCGAGCGACTGAAAGACCTCGACCCGCCCGCTCGTGACGCGGTGATCGAGGCGGTGAAAGCTCTGAAGGAAAAGCGCACCCCCGCCCAACGTGCCCTGCTGAAAACGCACGCGAAGACGGTCGATGTCACCGACGACGAACTGGCGAAGCGGTTCCCGGAATACGCCACGTTCCGCGACGGTGTCAAGCAAGCGGTCGCGGCCCGGGAGAAGGACCGGCCGAAGCCGCTCGACAAACTCGCGGCGTTCGTGGAAACCGATCCGAATCCGGCCGTTCACCACCTCCTCAAGAGGGGGCTTCACAACCAGCCGGGGGCCGAAGTCCGGCCCGGCGTCCCGGCCGCGCTCTGCACGAAAACAAACACGTATCAGGTCGAGACCCGTCCCACGGGGCGGGTCTCGACGGGCCAGCGGACGGCGTTCGCGAAATGGGTCACGTCGCCGGAGAATCCGCTGTTCGCCCGGGTCATGGTGAACCGCGTCTGGCAGCACCACTTCGGCACCGGCCTCGTGTCCACGCCCGACAACCTCGGCCTCTCGGGGGCGAAAGCCTCCCACCCGGATCTTCTCGACTACCTGGCTGCGGAGTTCGTGCGCGGGGGCTGGAGCCTCAAGGCACTTCACCGCCTGATCCTGACATCGGCCGTCTATCGACAGAGTAGCGCGCCCCGGGACGGGCTCGACGCGATCGACCCCGACAACCGCTTGCTCGCCCGCTTCCCCGTCCGGCGGCTGGACGCGGAAGCCATCCGGGACGCGATGCTGCACATCTCCGGCGAACTCGATCCGCGCGTCGGCGGGCCGTTCGTCGCGAGCCATCGGACGCCGGAAGGGGTGGTCGAGATTCCCGAGCCGTCAGAGGGAGCCCGGCGGCGGTCGATCTATCTCCAACAACGCCGGACGCAGGTTGTCAGCTTTCTCCAACTGTTCGACTCGCCGGCCATCGTGACGACCTGCGGGAAGCGGACGCCGTCGACGGTGCCGCTCCAGTCGCTCGCGCTCTTGAACTCGGAATTCGCCCGGGCCCGGGGCCGGAGCTTTGCCCAACGTCTGGCCCGCGACGCGGGCGACGACGCGGGCAAGCGAATGCGTCTCGCATTCCGCCTCGTATACGGCCGCCCGCCGCTCGACGCCGAAGCCGCGGCCGGTGAGAAGTTTCTGACCGCCCAGCGGACCGCCTACGCTAATGACAAAGCCGGCGGGGAGCGGGCGTGGGCCGACGTGTGTCAAATGCTCCTGGCGAGCAACGCCTTCCTGTACGTCGAGTGA
- a CDS encoding mandelate racemase/muconate lactonizing enzyme family protein has product MKITELRVDVIGDGPEIDPDRGGVEPLACIRVRTDEGITGLSEVFRVPPGVVQATVGGPQTHFGRLLIGQEITHPERLWQRMWDALLHTNRRGWEVIILGALDVAIWDIYGRMLKRPVWELLGGVQRGPFQTPAGETTVVTPYCTLVSDVWGGEPMFAQQVSRAERLAAFGYRAFKVEPMMSAPRDVVELARRFRKALGSTPTLMVDVGYLFHDVPTAARVCRELEEFDIYFFETPFPVDSAVPYAELASRTSIPLAAGEHGVTRWEFLDMMDRGRVSVVQPYMTTCGGLTEAKRIVELARARGAIVCPGNWSTQILGAASVHLAAYSPITPFIEFAPAEVYDSPLRRELQQVGFPVRDGVISLPSTPGIGYDLPDDLVRLFRMT; this is encoded by the coding sequence ATGAAAATCACCGAACTCCGAGTCGACGTGATCGGCGACGGGCCGGAGATCGATCCGGACCGGGGCGGCGTCGAACCGCTCGCCTGTATCCGTGTTCGCACCGACGAGGGGATCACGGGGCTGTCCGAAGTCTTCCGCGTGCCGCCGGGCGTCGTGCAAGCCACGGTCGGCGGGCCGCAGACGCACTTCGGCCGGCTCCTGATCGGCCAGGAGATTACTCACCCGGAACGCCTCTGGCAACGGATGTGGGACGCGCTGTTGCACACCAACCGCCGCGGCTGGGAGGTCATCATTCTCGGTGCGCTGGACGTGGCCATCTGGGACATCTACGGCCGGATGTTGAAGCGGCCGGTGTGGGAACTGCTCGGCGGCGTCCAGCGCGGCCCGTTCCAGACGCCCGCCGGGGAGACCACGGTCGTCACCCCGTATTGCACGCTCGTCTCGGACGTGTGGGGCGGCGAGCCGATGTTCGCCCAGCAGGTCTCCCGCGCCGAGCGGCTGGCGGCCTTCGGCTACCGGGCGTTCAAGGTCGAGCCGATGATGTCCGCCCCGCGGGACGTGGTCGAACTCGCCCGCCGCTTTCGGAAAGCCCTCGGGTCGACGCCCACCCTGATGGTCGATGTTGGCTATCTCTTTCACGACGTACCCACGGCCGCCCGCGTCTGCCGCGAACTGGAAGAGTTCGATATCTACTTTTTCGAGACGCCGTTTCCCGTCGACTCGGCCGTGCCGTATGCCGAACTCGCGTCGCGCACGTCGATCCCGCTCGCGGCCGGGGAACACGGCGTAACCCGGTGGGAATTTCTCGACATGATGGACCGCGGGCGGGTGTCGGTCGTGCAGCCTTACATGACCACCTGCGGAGGACTGACCGAGGCGAAGCGGATCGTGGAACTCGCGCGGGCTCGCGGGGCGATCGTCTGCCCGGGGAACTGGTCGACGCAGATTCTTGGGGCCGCGTCGGTCCACCTGGCGGCCTACTCACCGATTACGCCATTCATCGAGTTCGCGCCCGCCGAGGTGTACGATTCTCCGCTCCGCCGCGAACTCCAACAGGTCGGCTTTCCGGTCCGCGACGGCGTCATTTCGCTCCCATCGACCCCCGGGATCGGATACGATCTGCCCGACGACCTCGTCCGCCTCTTCCGGATGACGTAG
- a CDS encoding MFS transporter, translated as MSVPAPGLRPTNVRWLIVAMLTGLVFLAHFNRVSISVAANAYFIGPDKLSEEQMGLVYSAFLLVYTLGMLPGGWLIDRVGPRWAMTVMGLGLGAWAAATGALGWSGVAVSAMLVPLLVIRGLAGASSTPLHPGAARSVSLWLPLGERSTANGFVTAGALVGIALTYPGFGWLMDTVGWPAAFVVCGGALALFALLWCVTASDDPSGHPRSNAAEREVVQGKDVIPPRARATPRDFLRLVSNRGLVLLTLSYGAVCYVQYMFFYWVEYYFKIELKQPPSESRDAAFVITMAMAVGMAGGGWVSDRLCRWLGHTAGCRVAAFGGMGLAALFSLLGVSTHDPREVVWCFSLALGALGFCEGIFWTTAPTLDTQNGGLACAVLNTGGNGIGMMAPIFTPLLGQHFGWTTAILVACAICGVGGALWLGIRVAPAVPTSGREKVRAAANGEATWKS; from the coding sequence ATGTCCGTTCCCGCGCCCGGGCTCCGGCCCACGAACGTCCGCTGGCTGATCGTGGCGATGTTGACCGGCCTGGTCTTTCTCGCCCACTTCAACCGGGTCAGCATCTCGGTCGCGGCGAACGCCTATTTCATCGGACCGGACAAGCTGTCGGAAGAACAGATGGGGCTCGTTTACTCGGCGTTTCTGTTGGTCTATACGCTCGGCATGCTCCCCGGCGGCTGGCTGATCGATCGCGTCGGCCCGCGCTGGGCGATGACCGTGATGGGCCTCGGCCTCGGGGCGTGGGCGGCGGCGACGGGGGCACTCGGGTGGAGCGGAGTCGCCGTCTCCGCCATGCTGGTGCCGCTGCTGGTGATTCGCGGACTCGCGGGGGCGTCGAGTACGCCCCTCCATCCGGGGGCGGCTCGGTCCGTGTCACTGTGGCTGCCGCTGGGCGAACGCTCGACGGCGAACGGGTTCGTCACCGCCGGCGCGCTGGTCGGCATCGCACTGACCTACCCCGGCTTCGGTTGGCTGATGGACACCGTGGGGTGGCCGGCGGCCTTCGTTGTCTGCGGGGGCGCACTGGCCCTGTTTGCCCTGCTCTGGTGCGTGACGGCCTCCGACGATCCTTCCGGACACCCACGGTCGAACGCCGCGGAAAGAGAAGTCGTGCAGGGAAAAGATGTCATCCCGCCCCGCGCGCGGGCTACGCCCCGCGACTTCTTACGGCTCGTCAGCAACCGCGGTCTTGTGCTACTCACGCTCAGCTACGGAGCCGTTTGTTACGTCCAGTACATGTTTTTTTACTGGGTCGAATACTATTTCAAGATAGAGCTGAAACAGCCGCCGTCGGAGAGTCGGGATGCGGCGTTCGTCATCACAATGGCCATGGCGGTCGGGATGGCCGGCGGCGGGTGGGTCTCGGACCGCCTGTGTCGGTGGCTCGGGCACACGGCCGGCTGTCGGGTGGCCGCGTTCGGTGGGATGGGGCTCGCGGCGTTGTTCAGCCTGCTGGGAGTCTCGACGCACGACCCGCGTGAGGTCGTTTGGTGCTTCTCGCTGGCCCTCGGAGCCCTCGGGTTCTGCGAAGGGATCTTTTGGACGACGGCCCCCACGCTGGATACGCAAAACGGCGGCCTGGCCTGCGCGGTGCTGAATACAGGCGGCAACGGGATCGGCATGATGGCCCCGATCTTCACGCCGCTCTTGGGCCAGCACTTCGGCTGGACGACGGCCATCCTCGTGGCCTGCGCGATTTGCGGAGTCGGGGGCGCGCTCTGGCTCGGCATCCGGGTCGCGCCGGCGGTTCCCACCTCGGGCCGCGAAAAAGTACGAGCCGCGGCAAACGGGGAGGCGACTTGGAAATCCTGA
- the ptsP gene encoding phosphoenolpyruvate--protein phosphotransferase produces the protein MTVGTQTKTKMELRLSGSRIAPGLGSGPAWIVGDGLKGGSPGRSIEALEVEKELARIRPAVDATIADLDESARRLEEQFGPPLAGIFRAHSAILSGLRDSGEFESELRASLDDAETSVGRVFHRWHKKFEALRDETFQQRAADIRDLGRRVVGRLRGEVGSRVREAPPGSVLVVEQLLPSDVVALSKLDVAAVIVGALGQGAHASLLAREKGIPTVAAIPDLFDHIHTGDDLLVDGNRGEVIVSPGPETRKLFQDRLETSRASMVRCQGVCHDPARTLDRVFVQVEGNVGTNHDVELAFENGADGIGLLRTEQLYLARDLPPTEDELFAELRAATAPMHGKPITIRLLDVGGDKPLSFLRLTAASNPALGRRGVRLLLEYPELLRTQLNAVLRLSREQEIRVLVPMVTLEEDISAIRDVFESSLAALGISERPPFGAMIETPAAALGVAAIAKHVDFLSVGTNDLAQYTLAAARDDPAVNRYYLDDHPAIFRLLSIIAADAGRTPVSMCGELAGREEVIPQLLAIGFRSLSVAPTLIPRVKALIRGLRLDA, from the coding sequence ATGACGGTCGGTACGCAAACGAAAACCAAAATGGAACTTCGGCTGAGCGGGTCGCGAATCGCCCCGGGTCTGGGCAGTGGCCCCGCCTGGATCGTCGGCGACGGGCTGAAGGGCGGGTCGCCGGGGCGGTCGATCGAGGCCCTCGAGGTCGAGAAGGAACTGGCCCGCATCCGCCCGGCGGTCGACGCCACCATCGCCGACCTGGACGAATCGGCCCGACGGCTGGAAGAACAGTTCGGTCCGCCGCTGGCCGGCATCTTTCGTGCCCACAGCGCCATTCTTAGCGGCTTGCGGGATTCGGGCGAGTTCGAGAGCGAACTCCGAGCCTCGCTCGACGACGCCGAGACGAGTGTCGGCCGCGTGTTCCATCGGTGGCATAAGAAGTTCGAAGCCCTCCGCGACGAGACCTTCCAACAGCGGGCGGCCGACATCCGCGACCTGGGCCGGAGGGTCGTGGGGCGGTTGCGCGGCGAAGTCGGGTCGCGGGTCCGGGAGGCGCCGCCCGGCAGCGTCCTCGTCGTCGAACAATTGTTGCCGTCGGACGTCGTGGCGCTGTCGAAGCTCGACGTGGCGGCCGTGATCGTGGGAGCCCTCGGGCAGGGGGCGCACGCGTCCCTGCTCGCACGGGAAAAGGGCATCCCGACGGTCGCCGCGATTCCCGACCTCTTCGACCACATCCACACCGGCGACGACCTGCTGGTCGACGGGAATCGCGGCGAGGTCATCGTCTCGCCCGGGCCCGAAACGCGGAAGCTTTTCCAGGATCGCCTGGAGACGTCGCGGGCCTCGATGGTCCGCTGCCAGGGTGTTTGCCACGACCCCGCCCGGACGCTCGATCGCGTTTTCGTCCAGGTCGAAGGCAACGTCGGGACCAATCACGATGTCGAACTGGCGTTCGAGAACGGCGCCGACGGCATCGGCCTGTTGCGGACCGAGCAACTGTACCTCGCGCGCGACCTGCCCCCGACCGAGGACGAACTGTTCGCGGAGTTGCGCGCCGCCACGGCCCCGATGCACGGCAAGCCGATCACGATCCGCCTGCTCGACGTCGGCGGGGACAAGCCGCTGTCCTTCCTGCGGCTGACCGCCGCGAGCAACCCCGCCCTCGGCCGGCGGGGGGTGCGGTTGCTTTTGGAATACCCGGAACTGCTCCGCACGCAGCTCAACGCCGTCTTACGGCTATCCCGGGAGCAGGAAATCCGCGTCCTCGTTCCGATGGTGACTTTGGAAGAGGACATCTCGGCGATCCGCGACGTGTTCGAGTCTTCGCTCGCAGCGCTCGGGATTTCCGAACGGCCGCCGTTCGGGGCGATGATCGAAACTCCCGCCGCGGCGCTGGGCGTGGCGGCGATCGCGAAGCACGTCGATTTTCTCAGCGTCGGCACCAACGACCTGGCCCAGTACACGCTGGCCGCCGCCCGCGACGACCCCGCCGTCAACCGGTACTACCTCGACGACCACCCCGCTATCTTCCGGCTCCTGAGTATCATCGCCGCGGACGCCGGGCGGACGCCGGTGTCCATGTGCGGCGAGCTGGCCGGCCGCGAGGAGGTCATCCCCCAACTCCTGGCCATCGGCTTCCGCTCGCTCAGCGTCGCGCCCACCCTCATTCCCCGGGTGAAAGCGCTCATCCGCGGCTTGCGTCTCGACGCCTGA